A part of Sulfurimonas sp. HSL-1716 genomic DNA contains:
- a CDS encoding cation:proton antiporter, whose amino-acid sequence MENLLLAIFLTLAIATVLNIILKRFGVSHIIGYILTGTIISYIFGFNGLNIYSLELIGEFGIVFLMFTIGLELSFGKIKKMRDILLTNGLLQVLLSVVVIFLLSYYLFKLDFNTSLIVSLAFSLSSTAIVLTYLKRSKDILTPYGQKSMGILIFQDLAVIPILLLITFLSNHHLSIGEVLLQTMISAVLVVAFMFTVGEKIVNALLQFSAKTQIEELFLGSVFSIVIGTALLAHTMGFTYSLGAFIAGMIIADTKYNVKVESDIVSYKDLLLGVFFFGVGTKIDVVYFLQNIHIIIFIFVLAMLFKSIVIYAIIRRNSDKNTSAKTALALAQIGEFSFAVFALADSHKLISHETASFLILVSVISMILTPIVLSNIYKLSSYFEKEFYESDVITPIGLKNHIIVAGYSTLGRRIAAELQAKNADFIIISDNLKHVLLARKLGYMAYFGHLNKLPVLESLAVDEAKAVIITVSSEHNKRLISEAILGFSPHANIIIKVDSAEEKKSLKDLNELEFVDVSHEISNLLVNHALNK is encoded by the coding sequence ATGGAAAATCTACTACTTGCAATATTTTTAACCTTGGCTATCGCGACGGTGCTTAACATCATCCTCAAAAGATTCGGCGTGTCGCACATTATCGGGTATATCCTTACGGGGACTATCATCAGTTATATCTTCGGTTTTAACGGGCTGAATATCTACTCGCTTGAACTCATCGGAGAGTTCGGCATCGTCTTTTTGATGTTTACCATCGGATTGGAGCTGAGTTTCGGCAAAATAAAAAAGATGAGGGATATCCTGCTCACAAACGGTCTGCTGCAGGTGCTGCTGAGTGTGGTAGTGATATTTCTGCTTTCCTATTATCTCTTTAAACTGGATTTCAATACTTCGCTTATCGTCTCTTTGGCGTTTTCGCTCTCATCGACCGCCATCGTACTGACATATCTGAAAAGATCAAAAGATATTCTCACGCCTTACGGGCAGAAATCGATGGGTATACTTATATTTCAAGATCTTGCCGTCATCCCCATCTTGCTGCTTATCACTTTTTTGTCTAACCATCATCTTTCCATAGGCGAAGTGCTGTTGCAAACGATGATATCGGCTGTTTTAGTAGTTGCTTTTATGTTTACCGTCGGAGAAAAGATAGTAAACGCACTGCTTCAATTTTCGGCAAAAACGCAGATAGAGGAGCTGTTTTTGGGTTCCGTTTTCTCTATCGTGATAGGAACTGCTTTGCTGGCGCATACTATGGGGTTTACCTACTCGCTGGGAGCTTTTATAGCAGGGATGATTATCGCCGATACCAAATACAACGTGAAAGTCGAGTCGGACATCGTAAGCTATAAAGATCTGCTGCTTGGTGTCTTTTTCTTCGGTGTGGGGACAAAGATAGATGTGGTCTATTTTTTGCAAAACATACATATCATCATCTTTATTTTTGTGCTTGCCATGCTTTTTAAATCGATCGTCATCTATGCGATTATCAGACGAAATTCGGATAAAAACACCTCTGCAAAGACCGCTTTGGCATTGGCCCAGATCGGCGAATTCTCTTTTGCGGTTTTTGCCCTTGCCGATTCTCATAAGCTTATAAGCCATGAAACGGCGAGCTTTTTAATACTGGTGAGTGTCATCTCGATGATATTGACACCTATAGTGCTGAGCAATATCTACAAACTCTCATCCTATTTTGAAAAAGAGTTTTACGAGTCGGACGTCATTACTCCTATCGGGCTAAAAAACCATATCATTGTTGCGGGGTATTCGACTTTGGGAAGAAGGATTGCAGCCGAACTGCAAGCAAAAAATGCAGATTTTATCATCATCTCGGATAACTTGAAACATGTTCTTTTAGCCAGAAAACTTGGGTATATGGCATATTTCGGGCATCTCAACAAACTGCCCGTTTTGGAATCTTTGGCCGTGGATGAGGCAAAAGCCGTCATCATAACGGTAAGCAGTGAACATAACAAACGGCTAATCAGCGAAGCGATACTGGGCTTTTCTCCGCATGCGAACATAATCATAAAAGTAGACAGCGCAGAAGAGAAGAAAAGCTTGAAAGATTTGAATGAACTGGAGTTTGTAGACGTAAGCCATGAGATATCGAATTTGCTGGTAAACCATGCACTGAACAAATGA
- a CDS encoding NAD(P)H-dependent oxidoreductase, translated as MKNEFVNAMNFRHACKIFDENKKISQEDMHYIMEMGRISPSSFGMEAWKFLVITNEELKAKLRPVCWDQPQITTCSHLVAVLAGIENVKPQSGIPKKRFQRRNMPDDKLDFYLNLYEDHLKETLSSDENIYAWTAKQTYIAAANMMTAAAFIGIDSCPIEGMDINAAEEILGLDTTKYRLSMFLPFGYRIKEQSKQLRLPYEDIVEYIR; from the coding sequence ATGAAAAATGAATTTGTAAATGCCATGAATTTCAGACATGCCTGCAAGATATTTGACGAGAACAAAAAAATATCGCAAGAAGATATGCATTATATTATGGAGATGGGAAGGATATCGCCCTCATCCTTCGGTATGGAAGCCTGGAAATTTTTAGTCATTACCAACGAGGAGCTCAAGGCAAAGCTTCGTCCCGTATGCTGGGATCAACCGCAGATAACCACTTGTTCGCATCTTGTTGCCGTGCTTGCAGGGATCGAAAACGTCAAACCGCAAAGCGGCATACCTAAAAAACGGTTTCAAAGACGCAATATGCCCGATGACAAACTTGACTTTTACCTCAACCTTTACGAAGATCATTTAAAAGAGACATTGAGCAGCGATGAAAATATATATGCATGGACGGCGAAACAGACATATATCGCAGCGGCAAACATGATGACTGCTGCGGCATTTATAGGCATAGATTCCTGCCCGATAGAGGGGATGGACATAAATGCCGCCGAAGAGATACTCGGTCTTGACACTACGAAGTATAGATTGTCTATGTTCTTACCGTTCGGGTATAGGATAAAAGAACAATCCAAGCAACTCAGACTGCCTTATGAGGATATAGTAGAATATATAAGATAA
- the trpB gene encoding tryptophan synthase subunit beta: MKQSYLESHPDEKGFFGKYGGSFIPPVLEGPFAEITKAYKELKNSPAFIEELKYVRKHYQGRPTPISFAKNLTEHCGGAKIYLKREDLNHSGAHKLNHCMAEVILAKHLGKKKVIAETGAGQHGVALATAAAYFGLECEIHMGEVDIQKEHPNVVRMKILGANVIPATHGLKTLKEAVDSAFESYVPQADTAIYCIGSVVGPHPFPMMVRDFQSVIGFEAKEQFFEHEDRLPDNIVACVGGGSNAMGIFSAFIDDKEVNLYGVEPMGRGEKLGDHSATLTYGSEGVMHGFNSIMLKDANGEPAPVYSIGSGIDYPSVGPEQAYLKEIGRTKVGLSNDEEAVDAFYKLSQLEGIIPALESAHAVAYAMKLARELPKDKTILVNLSGRGDKDIDFVVENYPIPNAKF; encoded by the coding sequence ATGAAGCAGTCGTACTTAGAATCTCATCCGGATGAAAAGGGCTTTTTCGGTAAATACGGGGGTTCTTTCATTCCCCCTGTTTTGGAAGGCCCCTTTGCCGAGATCACAAAAGCATACAAGGAACTTAAAAATTCTCCCGCTTTTATAGAGGAGTTGAAATATGTCCGAAAACATTACCAAGGACGCCCGACTCCCATCTCGTTCGCAAAAAACCTTACCGAACATTGCGGCGGTGCAAAGATATACCTTAAACGCGAAGACCTGAACCACTCAGGCGCTCACAAGCTCAACCACTGTATGGCAGAAGTGATACTGGCAAAGCATCTCGGCAAAAAAAAGGTGATCGCAGAGACGGGTGCGGGGCAGCATGGTGTGGCACTGGCAACGGCTGCGGCGTACTTTGGACTGGAGTGTGAGATACATATGGGGGAAGTGGATATTCAAAAAGAGCATCCCAACGTTGTGCGTATGAAAATATTGGGTGCGAACGTTATTCCTGCGACTCATGGTCTAAAAACACTTAAAGAAGCGGTCGACAGTGCTTTTGAAAGTTATGTTCCACAAGCAGACACTGCCATCTACTGTATCGGTTCTGTGGTAGGGCCTCACCCTTTTCCCATGATGGTGCGGGATTTTCAATCGGTCATAGGCTTTGAAGCAAAAGAACAGTTCTTTGAACACGAAGACAGACTGCCCGACAACATAGTGGCATGTGTAGGAGGAGGAAGCAACGCTATGGGGATTTTCTCGGCATTCATCGATGACAAAGAGGTGAACCTTTACGGCGTAGAGCCTATGGGAAGAGGCGAGAAGCTCGGAGATCATTCGGCGACGCTTACATACGGAAGCGAAGGCGTTATGCACGGGTTCAATTCCATAATGCTCAAAGACGCCAACGGCGAACCCGCACCCGTTTACTCCATCGGTTCGGGCATCGACTACCCATCTGTCGGCCCGGAACAAGCGTATTTAAAAGAGATAGGGCGCACAAAAGTGGGACTAAGCAATGATGAAGAAGCGGTCGATGCGTTTTATAAACTTTCTCAGCTTGAAGGTATCATCCCTGCACTTGAATCGGCACATGCCGTCGCTTACGCGATGAAACTGGCAAGAGAGCTGCCAAAAGACAAAACGATCCTTGTCAACCTAAGCGGCCGCGGCGACAAAGATATAGATTTTGTCGTTGAGAACTATCCGATCCCAAACGCAAAGTTTTAA
- a CDS encoding sensor domain-containing diguanylate cyclase: MIYIILILVLLIIFIYFRFRKQQQKLIEAKEKYESIVEDLGENFFAYRMGADLKFVYFSQNMENILGVPPKEILGKTFDGILEWTGDSFEVGTKSLEAYESGQQHSDLTIMSFIHPVRKEERFVRVADHAVNDSSGKLLWIEGILEDITDRINAEKALQQKKLEFEKLATTDILTECYNRYSIMNQIEEEINRTKRKEEPLSIIMYDFDHFKQINDTFGHDAGDYVLKESTQVISQVIREIDKIGRYGGEEFLVLLPFSDLSDALEVAQRVKSAVASHRFKDVNQVTISLGVVEYSKDESLQNLLKRVDDKMYQSKHSGRNKISS; encoded by the coding sequence ATGATATATATTATTCTGATCTTAGTTTTGTTGATCATCTTTATTTATTTCAGATTTCGCAAACAGCAGCAAAAGCTGATCGAAGCTAAAGAAAAATATGAATCTATCGTCGAAGATCTGGGAGAGAATTTTTTTGCATACCGTATGGGTGCGGATTTGAAATTTGTCTATTTCAGTCAAAACATGGAAAATATACTCGGCGTTCCTCCAAAAGAGATTTTAGGAAAAACTTTTGACGGGATTTTGGAGTGGACGGGCGACTCTTTTGAAGTGGGGACAAAAAGTCTTGAAGCCTATGAAAGCGGACAGCAGCACAGCGATTTGACCATTATGTCGTTTATCCATCCCGTTCGTAAAGAAGAACGATTTGTCAGAGTGGCAGATCATGCCGTTAACGACAGCTCGGGCAAGTTATTGTGGATAGAGGGGATCCTTGAGGACATCACGGACAGAATAAATGCAGAAAAAGCTCTTCAGCAGAAAAAGCTTGAGTTTGAAAAACTTGCTACGACAGATATTTTAACAGAGTGCTACAACCGCTACTCTATCATGAACCAGATTGAAGAGGAGATCAACCGCACAAAACGTAAAGAGGAACCGCTCTCGATTATTATGTACGATTTTGACCATTTTAAACAAATAAACGATACTTTCGGTCATGATGCGGGGGACTATGTGTTAAAAGAATCCACGCAAGTTATAAGCCAAGTGATCAGAGAGATCGATAAAATAGGAAGATACGGCGGGGAAGAGTTTCTTGTTTTATTGCCATTTTCCGATCTCTCCGATGCACTGGAAGTTGCCCAAAGAGTTAAAAGTGCTGTTGCTTCCCATCGGTTTAAAGATGTAAACCAGGTGACCATCAGCTTGGGAGTGGTCGAGTATAGCAAAGATGAATCTCTTCAGAACTTATTAAAGCGCGTCGACGATAAAATGTATCAATCAAAACACTCCGGCCGCAATAAGATATCTTCATGA
- a CDS encoding DUF465 domain-containing protein: MLHEYRDIITHMKENEAANAHFLKIFDRHNELDDKIAKGENGDMPLTDIELEKLKKEKLKLKDEAYAIILNYKKEHNL; this comes from the coding sequence ATGCTACACGAATATCGCGACATTATTACACATATGAAAGAAAATGAAGCGGCAAACGCTCATTTTTTAAAGATTTTTGATCGTCATAACGAACTCGATGATAAGATTGCAAAAGGCGAAAACGGTGATATGCCTCTAACCGACATCGAGCTGGAAAAACTTAAAAAAGAGAAATTGAAACTAAAAGACGAAGCGTACGCTATCATCTTGAACTACAAAAAAGAGCACAATCTATAA
- the ilvD gene encoding dihydroxy-acid dehydratase: MRSDTIKKGFDRTPHRSLLRATGLKDEDFNKPFIGVANSYIDIIPGHFFLQEYGRIVKDAIREAGGVPFEFNTIGVDDGIAMGHDGMLYSLPSRELIADSIETVMNAHKLDAMICIPNCDKIVPGMLMGALRVNVPTIFVSGGPMKAGHKKDGTPIDLATAFEAVGQHAEGNMSDEELYEIECEACPSGGSCSGMFTANSMNTLCEAMGVALPGNGTVLAMTPERIEMVKTAAKRIVEMAKSEDSKWNMRNIVNADAIHNAFVIDMAMGGSSNTVLHMLAIAKEAQVDFDITNINTIGQKVAHIAKISPSLSTVHMDDINRAGGVNAVMKEVSRRGDILRTNVMTVTGETLAQRIKDADIKDTNIIHRNEDAFSQVGGLSILFGNLAEEGAVVKTAGIVPGMRQFKGTAVCFNSQQEAIAGIMGHKVKAGDVVVIRYEGPKGGPGMQEMLAPTALIQGMGLGESVALITDGRFSGATHGASIGHVSPEAAEGGMIGLIEDGDEIELDVDAHLLQLNVDAEVLERRRLHFKPVKKEIPSKWLKRYSLLVSNASNGAALKTEL, encoded by the coding sequence ATGCGCAGCGACACAATAAAAAAGGGATTTGACCGCACTCCGCACCGTTCACTCTTGCGTGCGACGGGACTAAAAGACGAAGATTTCAACAAGCCGTTTATAGGCGTTGCAAACTCTTATATAGATATCATTCCGGGGCATTTTTTCTTACAAGAATATGGACGTATCGTCAAAGATGCCATCCGCGAAGCGGGAGGGGTTCCTTTTGAGTTCAATACTATAGGTGTAGACGACGGAATCGCAATGGGGCACGACGGTATGCTTTACTCTCTTCCTTCACGCGAACTTATCGCAGACTCCATCGAAACCGTTATGAACGCACACAAACTCGATGCGATGATATGTATCCCTAACTGCGACAAGATCGTACCCGGTATGCTTATGGGAGCGCTCCGCGTCAACGTACCGACCATATTCGTCTCGGGCGGTCCTATGAAAGCGGGCCACAAGAAAGACGGTACGCCTATCGACCTTGCCACCGCTTTTGAAGCCGTAGGTCAGCATGCCGAAGGCAATATGAGCGATGAAGAGCTTTACGAGATAGAGTGCGAAGCTTGTCCGAGCGGAGGAAGCTGTTCGGGAATGTTTACCGCAAACTCCATGAACACCCTTTGCGAAGCTATGGGTGTCGCCCTTCCCGGTAACGGTACCGTCTTGGCTATGACGCCAGAGCGTATAGAGATGGTAAAAACCGCGGCTAAGCGTATCGTCGAGATGGCAAAAAGCGAAGACAGCAAATGGAACATGCGCAATATCGTCAATGCCGACGCGATCCACAACGCTTTTGTCATAGATATGGCTATGGGCGGATCGTCTAATACGGTTTTGCATATGCTTGCTATCGCCAAAGAAGCCCAAGTGGATTTTGATATAACCAACATCAACACGATCGGCCAGAAAGTAGCGCACATCGCTAAGATATCGCCGTCACTTTCTACCGTGCATATGGACGACATCAACCGTGCCGGCGGTGTAAACGCTGTTATGAAAGAGGTCAGCCGCCGCGGAGACATCCTTCGCACGAATGTCATGACCGTTACCGGAGAAACACTTGCCCAGCGCATCAAGGATGCCGATATCAAAGATACGAACATTATCCACAGAAATGAGGACGCCTTCTCCCAAGTGGGCGGTCTTTCTATCCTTTTTGGCAATCTTGCCGAAGAGGGCGCGGTCGTTAAAACAGCCGGTATCGTACCGGGTATGCGCCAGTTCAAAGGCACTGCCGTATGTTTCAATTCACAGCAGGAAGCCATCGCCGGCATCATGGGCCACAAAGTAAAAGCCGGAGATGTCGTCGTCATACGCTACGAAGGACCAAAAGGCGGACCGGGAATGCAGGAGATGCTCGCACCTACGGCACTGATACAGGGAATGGGACTTGGAGAGAGCGTCGCACTCATCACTGACGGACGTTTCTCAGGAGCGACTCACGGTGCAAGCATAGGACATGTAAGCCCGGAAGCAGCTGAGGGCGGTATGATAGGTCTCATTGAAGACGGTGACGAGATAGAGCTGGACGTCGATGCCCACCTGCTTCAACTGAATGTGGATGCTGAAGTCTTGGAGCGCCGCCGTCTTCACTTTAAACCTGTAAAAAAAGAGATTCCTTCAAAATGGCTCAAACGTTACAGCTTACTCGTCTCCAACGCTTCAAACGGTGCAGCTTTAAAAACCGAGCTGTAA
- a CDS encoding diguanylate cyclase, producing MFKILFFTLSLMLFSYADTLRLDPQMKGVATSSNISFFEDTTKKMNIKEIMTQNFKRGTPFRTNKGASRSDWWIRLHVQNPTDKAIEWVLKFNYRQFDTMESWQFDDTGLLLAHSIKGDHYLNVSKTSFSQRNTFDFITSSKAKNTIYIKLSYADAGVMEMFNSVWSKKEFISSQHFYIDLLVGIMSALGILLFYNIFIWFILRKKEYFWYNAYLIGVIFAILTFNQVGAIYLWGSSPYLIDMMPFISAVIMFISFMQFTRTFLETNKLLPTVDELLKVLILVNIIGIVLAHIGWRLLAIQMIQAISFTFMFFPLIGLVLWHRGYKIARGYTIASSVLSITVIISILRVSGIVETSEFLFWIGRFGFILEGVLLSIALADRITILEHNYKNEQEKVKHTLEEAKKALSSEVKKRTHELETQTKKAEKLARIDEMTGIWNRRAFLEHGERLITDTASYQAPFSLIIIDIDHFKKVNDSYGHEAGDLVLKIFSQEIKNNMRDTDFFARIGGEEFVILLPNTTSKQALKKADLLLEKINKMDIPYNGSVLRVTVSMGVAEFIHTDDNIYTLLSKADKALYSVKNSGRNGIRLYHSKISEEE from the coding sequence ATGTTTAAAATACTCTTTTTCACTCTTTCGCTGATGCTTTTTTCATATGCCGATACATTAAGATTGGATCCGCAGATGAAAGGGGTGGCAACCTCTTCAAACATCTCTTTTTTTGAAGATACTACGAAAAAGATGAATATCAAAGAGATCATGACGCAAAATTTTAAAAGAGGAACTCCTTTTCGTACGAATAAAGGAGCAAGCCGGTCTGATTGGTGGATAAGACTTCATGTCCAAAATCCCACGGACAAAGCCATAGAGTGGGTATTAAAATTCAATTACCGTCAATTCGACACGATGGAAAGCTGGCAATTCGACGATACAGGCCTTCTGCTTGCCCACTCTATAAAAGGCGACCACTATCTAAACGTATCTAAAACATCTTTCAGTCAACGCAATACATTTGATTTTATTACCTCATCAAAAGCAAAAAACACGATCTATATTAAGCTCTCCTACGCCGATGCCGGGGTCATGGAGATGTTTAACTCCGTCTGGAGCAAAAAGGAGTTCATAAGTTCGCAACACTTTTACATCGATCTTCTGGTAGGGATCATGAGTGCTCTTGGCATATTGCTTTTTTACAATATCTTTATCTGGTTCATTCTTCGAAAAAAAGAGTACTTTTGGTATAACGCTTACCTTATAGGCGTTATCTTCGCCATATTGACCTTTAATCAGGTGGGGGCAATCTATTTATGGGGCTCATCACCTTACCTTATCGATATGATGCCTTTTATCTCTGCTGTGATCATGTTCATCTCTTTCATGCAGTTTACACGCACGTTCTTGGAAACGAACAAACTTTTACCTACCGTAGACGAGCTTTTAAAAGTATTGATCCTAGTAAATATAATAGGTATCGTCTTAGCCCATATCGGCTGGCGCCTTTTGGCCATACAGATGATTCAAGCCATCTCTTTTACCTTTATGTTCTTTCCTCTCATAGGCCTTGTGCTCTGGCATCGCGGATACAAGATCGCAAGAGGCTACACGATAGCTTCAAGTGTTCTCTCGATCACCGTTATAATCTCTATTTTGCGCGTATCTGGGATAGTAGAGACCAGCGAATTTCTGTTTTGGATAGGAAGATTCGGATTTATTCTCGAAGGGGTACTGCTCTCCATAGCTCTTGCGGACAGAATCACGATCTTGGAACATAACTACAAAAACGAACAGGAAAAGGTCAAGCACACTTTAGAAGAAGCAAAAAAAGCGTTGTCGTCCGAAGTAAAAAAACGAACGCATGAGCTGGAAACTCAGACAAAAAAAGCCGAAAAGCTCGCTAGAATAGATGAGATGACCGGTATATGGAACAGAAGGGCTTTTTTAGAACACGGAGAAAGACTAATAACGGACACAGCCTCTTATCAGGCTCCTTTTTCTTTAATCATCATCGATATAGACCATTTTAAAAAAGTAAACGACTCTTACGGACACGAAGCCGGTGATCTGGTACTTAAAATATTTTCACAAGAGATCAAAAATAACATGCGCGATACCGACTTTTTCGCAAGAATAGGAGGAGAGGAGTTTGTAATCCTGCTTCCAAATACCACCTCCAAGCAGGCTTTGAAAAAAGCGGACCTGTTATTAGAAAAAATAAATAAGATGGATATTCCTTATAACGGATCTGTTTTAAGGGTCACGGTCAGTATGGGTGTCGCGGAATTCATTCATACGGATGACAACATCTATACACTGCTCTCAAAAGCCGATAAGGCACTTTACAGTGTGAAAAATAGCGGACGTAACGGCATCCGTCTGTATCATAGCAAGATTTCAGAGGAAGAGTAA
- a CDS encoding S1-like domain-containing RNA-binding protein, with translation MTQNEHILIGRVNTLLVDRYTSPGLYLVAADGEDVLLPNQYYNESMKVGDLLDVFVYTDSEDRLVSTTLRPAAMVDEFGLFEVVDTTKFGAFVNWGLPKDLFVPKALQKQPFQIGDKKLLRIVIDEQTDRLIGTQKFVKYLDDKPKGLFRNSAVEILIYDESPLGYKCIVDNRYNGLVYRNEVFESVHIGDKRTGYVKNIRNDGNIDISLQKIGQERKDDSSTKVLELIKQNGGSMPYNYKSDAQLITDAFGMSKKVFKHSLTVLQEKNLIEVKDTGIYLK, from the coding sequence TTGACTCAAAACGAACATATTCTTATCGGCCGCGTAAACACGCTCTTGGTCGACAGGTATACCTCTCCGGGGCTTTATCTCGTCGCAGCAGACGGTGAAGACGTACTTCTTCCGAATCAATATTATAATGAAAGCATGAAGGTCGGCGATCTGCTTGACGTGTTCGTATATACGGACAGCGAAGACCGTTTGGTTTCAACGACACTTAGACCGGCGGCAATGGTAGACGAGTTCGGACTTTTCGAGGTAGTGGATACGACAAAATTCGGAGCGTTCGTGAACTGGGGACTTCCAAAAGACCTTTTTGTCCCTAAAGCTCTGCAAAAGCAGCCATTTCAAATCGGCGATAAAAAGCTGCTCCGCATCGTCATCGACGAGCAGACGGACAGGCTCATCGGAACTCAAAAATTTGTTAAATATCTTGATGACAAACCAAAAGGGCTTTTTCGCAACAGCGCAGTCGAGATACTTATATATGACGAAAGTCCGCTTGGATATAAATGTATAGTCGATAACAGGTATAACGGGCTTGTATATAGAAACGAAGTGTTTGAGAGCGTCCATATAGGCGATAAAAGAACGGGGTACGTCAAAAATATCCGAAATGACGGGAACATCGATATATCGCTGCAAAAAATTGGGCAGGAGAGAAAAGATGATTCCTCTACAAAAGTATTAGAGCTTATAAAACAAAACGGAGGAAGTATGCCCTACAACTACAAAAGCGATGCCCAGCTTATCACGGATGCTTTTGGTATGAGCAAAAAAGTATTTAAACACTCGTTGACCGTCTTACAGGAAAAAAATCTCATCGAGGTCAAGGATACGGGGATATATTTAAAGTAA
- a CDS encoding histidine phosphatase family protein: MKRFYFIRHAKSSWKDLALDDYDRPLNKRGEKDAPFMGALLRKKGVIPDLIISSPALRAKRTAQIIAEAVNFTKPIVYEERIYEADVKDLQEIIENIDHKYKTVFIIGHNPGLNMFIERLVGFHENIPTCGIVEIDPQSKELISFDYPKRYR, translated from the coding sequence ATGAAAAGATTTTATTTTATAAGACATGCAAAATCAAGCTGGAAAGATCTGGCATTAGATGATTATGACAGACCCTTGAACAAAAGAGGGGAAAAAGACGCCCCTTTTATGGGTGCACTGCTTAGAAAAAAAGGTGTCATCCCCGATCTTATCATATCCAGCCCCGCGCTCAGAGCAAAAAGAACTGCACAGATCATCGCCGAAGCGGTGAATTTCACGAAACCTATAGTATATGAAGAGCGGATATACGAAGCAGATGTGAAAGACTTGCAGGAAATAATCGAAAATATCGATCATAAATATAAAACGGTCTTTATCATCGGGCACAATCCCGGATTAAACATGTTCATAGAGCGTTTGGTCGGTTTTCATGAGAACATTCCGACGTGCGGGATAGTTGAAATCGATCCTCAAAGTAAAGAACTTATATCTTTTGATTATCCCAAAAGATACCGCTAA
- a CDS encoding porin, protein MKKTIKLAVAAALALGTTSAFATNGATLIGEGAKTRGMAGTGIGMSHGAESALVNPALITSVEGTEISFGGTLFMPKVSNTNNLGGPDSSANSAADMNVIPEVSLASKVNDNFYWGIGMWGTGGMGVDYRTTAVAASGGTQMQMVTNLQIMQFGVPLAYKNNGLSVAVTPIIQYGSLDINYENPNTSVIVGAGVAQDLEFGYSIGLAYEMSGLTVGAVYKSQIDMEYKGVLSTAVTPFNGGYTNDKLSTPAEIGIGASYKFGESTVAVDYKQIKWSSAKGYEDFEWDDQNVISVGYEYATDDWSARIGYNYSKSPISEKSATFTNSVNLSGPVINTFNLLGFPAIVQSHIAVGGTYNFSKTTSLDLAYAYAPETKETFTNFASQDITTKHHQSSISMQLNYAF, encoded by the coding sequence ATGAAAAAAACAATCAAATTAGCAGTAGCAGCTGCTTTAGCTCTAGGAACGACTTCTGCGTTCGCGACAAACGGTGCAACACTTATCGGTGAAGGTGCAAAAACCCGCGGTATGGCAGGAACTGGTATCGGTATGAGTCATGGTGCCGAATCGGCTTTGGTAAACCCTGCTTTGATCACATCTGTAGAGGGAACAGAGATCTCATTCGGCGGTACTTTGTTCATGCCGAAAGTTAGCAACACAAATAATTTAGGCGGTCCAGATTCGAGTGCAAATAGTGCTGCTGATATGAACGTTATCCCGGAGGTTTCTTTAGCTTCAAAAGTAAATGATAACTTCTACTGGGGTATCGGTATGTGGGGAACCGGCGGTATGGGTGTTGATTATCGTACTACAGCTGTTGCTGCAAGTGGCGGTACACAAATGCAAATGGTCACAAACCTGCAGATCATGCAGTTCGGTGTGCCTCTGGCCTATAAAAATAACGGATTGAGTGTGGCTGTGACGCCAATTATCCAATATGGATCTTTAGATATCAACTATGAAAACCCAAATACATCGGTAATCGTTGGTGCAGGAGTAGCACAGGATCTGGAGTTCGGATATAGCATAGGGTTGGCGTATGAAATGTCAGGCTTGACTGTAGGAGCGGTTTATAAATCTCAAATAGATATGGAATACAAAGGCGTATTGTCTACTGCAGTAACTCCTTTCAATGGCGGGTATACAAATGATAAACTCTCTACTCCTGCAGAAATCGGTATTGGTGCAAGTTACAAATTTGGAGAAAGCACGGTAGCAGTTGATTATAAACAGATTAAATGGTCGTCTGCAAAAGGGTATGAAGATTTTGAATGGGATGATCAAAACGTTATCTCTGTCGGTTATGAGTATGCGACAGATGATTGGTCTGCGCGTATTGGTTATAACTACTCTAAAAGTCCAATTTCTGAAAAGTCTGCAACATTTACAAATAGTGTAAATTTATCAGGACCGGTTATAAACACATTTAATCTTTTGGGATTCCCTGCTATAGTTCAATCTCATATAGCTGTGGGTGGTACATATAATTTCAGTAAAACGACTTCTCTTGACTTGGCGTATGCGTATGCTCCGGAAACAAAAGAAACGTTTACAAATTTTGCAAGTCAGGACATTACAACTAAGCATCATCAATCAAGCATCAGTATGCAGCTTAACTACGCGTTTTAA